One window from the genome of Streptomyces sp. NBC_01476 encodes:
- the gatC gene encoding Asp-tRNA(Asn)/Glu-tRNA(Gln) amidotransferase subunit GatC, with product MPGITREEVAHLGRLARLELSGEELDHFAQQLDDIIGAVARVSEVAGQDVPPTSHPLPLTNVMRPDTVRPSLTPEQALSGAPAQEQQRFKVPQILGEES from the coding sequence ATGCCTGGCATCACGCGCGAGGAAGTCGCCCACCTCGGGCGGCTCGCCCGGCTGGAGCTGTCCGGCGAAGAGTTGGACCACTTCGCACAGCAGCTCGACGACATCATCGGGGCGGTCGCCCGGGTATCGGAGGTGGCCGGGCAGGACGTGCCGCCGACCTCGCACCCGCTGCCGCTGACCAATGTGATGCGACCGGACACCGTACGGCCGTCCCTCACCCCGGAGCAGGCCCTGTCGGGCGCCCCCGCGCAGGAACAGCAGCGTTTCAAGGTCCCGCAGATCCTCGGGGAGGAGTCGTGA
- the gatA gene encoding Asp-tRNA(Asn)/Glu-tRNA(Gln) amidotransferase subunit GatA, translating into MTDIIRLTAAETAAKIAAGELTAVEVTEAHLARIEAVDEKVHAFLHVDREGALAQARAVDAKRAAGEPLGPLAGVPLALKDIFTTEGVPTTVGSKMLEGWIPPYDATVTKKLKAAGVVIIGKTNMDEFAMGSSTENSAYGPTGNPWDLTRIPGGSGGGSAAALASYQAPLAIGTDTGGSIRQPAAVTATVGVKPTYGGVSRYGMVAFSSSLDQGGPCARTVLDAALLHEVIAGHDPLDSTSVDLPVPPVVEAARSGDVKGLRVGVIKEFGGEGYQSGVVQRFNESVELLRELGAEIVELSCPSFTYALAAYYLIAPSECSSNLARFDAMRYGLRVGDDGSHSAEEVTALTREAGFGPEVKRRIILGTYALSSGYYDAYYGSAQKVRTLITRDFEKAFEQVDVIVSPTTPTTAFPIGERADDPLAMYLADLCTIPVNLAGNAAMSLPCGLAPEDGLPVGLQIIAPALKDDRLYRVGAAVEAAFVSKWGHPLLEEAPQL; encoded by the coding sequence GTGACCGACATCATCAGGCTGACCGCCGCCGAGACCGCCGCGAAGATCGCCGCCGGCGAGCTCACCGCCGTCGAGGTCACCGAGGCCCACCTCGCCCGGATCGAAGCCGTGGACGAGAAGGTGCACGCCTTCCTGCACGTGGACCGCGAGGGCGCGCTGGCCCAGGCCCGCGCCGTGGACGCCAAGCGAGCCGCCGGCGAACCGCTCGGCCCGCTGGCCGGCGTCCCGCTGGCGCTGAAGGACATCTTCACCACCGAGGGCGTCCCCACCACCGTCGGCTCCAAGATGCTCGAAGGCTGGATCCCGCCGTACGACGCCACGGTCACCAAGAAGCTCAAGGCCGCCGGCGTGGTGATCATCGGCAAGACCAACATGGACGAGTTCGCGATGGGCTCCTCCACCGAGAACAGCGCCTACGGCCCCACCGGCAACCCCTGGGACCTCACCCGGATCCCCGGCGGCTCCGGCGGCGGCAGCGCCGCGGCCCTGGCCTCGTACCAGGCGCCGCTGGCCATCGGCACCGACACCGGCGGCTCCATCCGGCAGCCCGCCGCCGTCACCGCCACCGTCGGCGTCAAGCCGACCTACGGCGGGGTCTCCCGTTACGGCATGGTCGCCTTCTCCTCCTCGCTCGACCAGGGCGGCCCCTGCGCCCGTACCGTGCTGGACGCGGCCCTGCTCCACGAGGTGATCGCCGGGCACGACCCGCTGGACTCCACCTCCGTCGACCTCCCCGTCCCGCCGGTGGTCGAGGCCGCCCGCAGCGGCGACGTCAAGGGCCTGCGGGTCGGCGTGATCAAGGAATTCGGCGGCGAGGGCTACCAGTCCGGTGTCGTCCAGCGGTTCAACGAGTCGGTCGAACTGCTCCGCGAGCTGGGCGCCGAGATCGTCGAGCTCTCCTGCCCGTCGTTCACCTACGCGCTCGCCGCGTACTACCTGATCGCCCCCTCGGAGTGCTCCAGCAACCTGGCCCGCTTCGACGCGATGCGCTACGGCCTGCGGGTCGGCGACGACGGCTCCCACTCCGCCGAGGAGGTCACCGCGCTGACCCGCGAGGCCGGCTTCGGGCCCGAGGTCAAGCGCCGGATCATCCTCGGCACGTACGCGCTGAGCTCCGGCTACTACGACGCCTACTACGGCTCGGCGCAGAAGGTCCGCACCCTGATCACCCGGGACTTCGAGAAGGCGTTCGAGCAGGTCGACGTGATCGTCTCGCCGACCACCCCCACCACCGCCTTCCCGATCGGCGAGCGCGCCGACGACCCGCTGGCGATGTACCTCGCCGACCTGTGCACCATCCCGGTCAACCTGGCAGGCAACGCGGCCATGTCCCTGCCGTGCGGCCTCGCCCCGGAGGATGGTCTCCCGGTGGGCCTGCAGATCATCGCGCCCGCACTCAAGGACGACCGGCTGTACCGGGTGGGCGCCGCCGTCGAGGCCGCCTTCGTCTCGAAGTGGGGCCACCCGCTACTCGAGGAGGCACCCCAGCTGTGA